The Fusarium falciforme chromosome 4, complete sequence genomic interval CTATCCGCCTCAGCGAAGACCGCCCGGCTGCTCCGTGCAGCGCGAATCGCGAAAACATGCGGCCTCGACTTCAAAACTTTAACACGTTGCGAGCGCGATCCTACGTGTCAAGACTGCCGCTTTTCACCCGGCTTATTGTTCTTGTCATTGTCGCAGCTTGGATTGCCTCGGTGCAATCAGTATGGGACTTGCGAGAATGGGGCGCCCTCATCCCTGACCAGATCAGCATCACTTCAGGCAAGCTCTAGGACGTCTCATTCTCTTGTGTAGTGCTAACACGGCTTGTGAATTAGCATATCGACTTTCGACGTTTCCCTTAATACACCTCAATTTCATCCATATGATCCTTAATGTCTTGGCCCTGACGCCTTTGATGGAGCGATTCGAGGGCGAACATGGAACTTTGACCACGGTCGCATTGTTCTTTGGCCGTAAGATGTAGCTGCTTCTCGGTACCGGAACCTTTGCTAATTGCTGGCCATAGCTTTGACTTCGATCCCCGCCGTCCTCTATGTGATCATCGAGCGATGTGTTTTCCGAGCGAATAATTCGATACTGGGAGCGAGGTGAGATTACACTGCCACGATCTACATGCGAGAAACATGGCTAATAGGCATATCATAGCTTGTGGGTGTTTGTCTTGCTTGCCATGGAGTCCATTCGAACCTACAAGGCCAACCCTCACTTCGTAATTGGCACAGTTCACATCCCCACGTGGACAACCCCCCTGATTATGTGTTTGGTGGTGGCGGCATTGGTACCCAGGACAAGTCTTCTTGGCCATTTGTGCGGCGTGGGTATCGGATACGTCGGTAAGTCTCCTCTTGACGCAAAATAGACCTGAAGCTCACTGGCCTGATAGCTGGCTTCGGCTACGTCAAGTTCCTTGCTCCCCCGGAGTGGGCGCTCCGATGGATCGAGAAGCGACTTAACCTCCTCAAGATTCTGCCTCACTACGTCAGCATCGATAAGACGACATACGGCCGGTTTGGCGTGCTCCCCACGACCAACCGCCCCGGCCCCAGTGGGAGTGCTGCAACGGAGCTTGTGGGCACGACTCAGCGTCTCGGACCTTGAGTAAGGGCGTATGAAACTGCGCTTTCATGTTGTGTGGCTGTGTACTAGTACAACGGCGCTGGTTGCGTGTTTTCTCGTTTTCCTCTTATTTGTACTATAGAAAAGGGGGGTTATTCTTGGGCATCTTTTTTAATCCGGGCTTGGCGTGGCGATCAAAAACGAAGGAATGAATGGATGATT includes:
- a CDS encoding Rhomboid protein 2 produces the protein MRPRLQNFNTLRARSYVSRLPLFTRLIVLVIVAAWIASVQSVWDLREWGALIPDQISITSAYRLSTFPLIHLNFIHMILNVLALTPLMERFEGEHGTLTTVALFFGPLTSIPAVLYVIIERCVFRANNSILGASLWVFVLLAMESIRTYKANPHFVIGTVHIPTWTTPLIMCLVVAALVPRTSLLGHLCGVGIGYVAGFGYVKFLAPPEWALRWIEKRLNLLKILPHYVSIDKTTYGRFGVLPTTNRPGPSGSAATELVGTTQRLGP